A genomic segment from Pollutimonas thiosulfatoxidans encodes:
- a CDS encoding PhaM family polyhydroxyalkanoate granule multifunctional regulatory protein: MATQKPNPFVLPGFGQSGDMAQNPIMASMEMMRQAWQGLAATSGLEQAAMATPMSLEELDRRIADLRAVENWLRLNLSMLSSTIQGMEVQRSTIATLKSFMSTAAQAGQHPEGRSPLDVVLGLHPEGEAPAAKPPAGKPQTEAQQEADASAPADAAAAQASAAAQGWWDMLQKQFDTLAAATTATLHNAESSAASSDAPRKAARKSTTGSAPRKTATKKAAARKRASTRGSGAK; encoded by the coding sequence ATGGCTACCCAAAAACCTAATCCCTTTGTGCTGCCAGGCTTTGGACAAAGCGGCGACATGGCGCAAAACCCCATCATGGCCAGCATGGAAATGATGCGTCAGGCATGGCAAGGGCTGGCAGCGACCTCTGGGCTCGAGCAGGCGGCCATGGCCACCCCCATGTCGCTCGAAGAGCTCGATCGGCGAATTGCCGACCTCAGGGCAGTGGAAAACTGGCTCCGACTTAACCTGTCCATGCTATCCAGCACCATACAGGGGATGGAGGTTCAGCGGTCCACTATCGCTACCCTCAAATCATTCATGTCGACGGCGGCCCAGGCCGGCCAGCACCCTGAAGGCCGCTCACCGCTGGACGTCGTGTTGGGCCTTCATCCCGAAGGCGAGGCGCCGGCTGCTAAACCGCCTGCCGGCAAACCGCAGACGGAAGCGCAGCAAGAAGCCGACGCGTCGGCCCCGGCCGATGCGGCTGCAGCGCAGGCTTCCGCCGCAGCACAGGGGTGGTGGGACATGCTGCAGAAGCAGTTCGACACGCTGGCCGCTGCCACCACGGCCACCTTGCACAATGCCGAATCTTCCGCGGCATCAAGCGACGCGCCGCGCAAAGCTGCCCGCAAGTCAACGACAGGTTCAGCCCCCCGCAAAACGGCCACCAAGAAGGCAGCGGCCCGCAAGCGCGCCAGTACCCGCGGCTCGGGCGCCAAATAG
- the glmU gene encoding bifunctional UDP-N-acetylglucosamine diphosphorylase/glucosamine-1-phosphate N-acetyltransferase GlmU, translating to MLNVVILAAGLGKRMQSDLPKVLHPLAGKPMLAHVLDNARLLEPDRIVVVVGHGADRVREAFSAQEDLAFALQSPQQGTGHAVQQAAALLVENQNADDVTLVLYGDVPLVQSATLARLLEARAGGLAVLTEELADATGYGRIVRNQQGDIVRIVEHKDASEAEHAIREVNTGILAAPTAKLKDWLQRIRNDNAQGEYYLTDIVGLAVQDGVGVHAAHPEQPWETLGVNSRVQQAQLERHWQAEQARRLLEQGVTLADPARFDLRGSLQCGRDVFIDVGCVFQGRVELADGVRIGPHCVITDAVIGPGTQVEAFSHVEQARVADQARIGPYARLRPGADIGPHAHVGNFVEIKKSVLGKGSKANHLAYIGDAQIGERVNIGAGTITCNYDGVNKFQTIIEDDAFIGSDSQLVAPVRVGKGATLGAGTTLSRDAPAGQLTLSRSTQKTIENWKRPVKKS from the coding sequence ATGTTGAACGTTGTTATTCTCGCTGCCGGCCTGGGCAAGCGCATGCAATCCGATCTGCCCAAAGTGCTGCATCCGCTGGCCGGCAAACCCATGCTGGCTCATGTGCTGGACAATGCGCGCCTGCTCGAACCGGACCGCATTGTGGTGGTGGTTGGGCACGGAGCGGACCGAGTACGCGAGGCGTTCTCGGCCCAGGAAGACCTGGCGTTTGCCTTGCAAAGTCCGCAGCAGGGTACGGGTCATGCCGTGCAGCAGGCCGCCGCGCTGCTGGTGGAAAACCAGAACGCGGACGACGTTACGCTGGTGCTGTATGGCGATGTGCCGCTGGTTCAGTCAGCTACCTTGGCGCGCTTGCTCGAGGCTCGTGCCGGCGGTCTGGCGGTATTGACCGAAGAGCTCGCCGATGCCACTGGCTACGGGCGCATAGTGCGTAACCAGCAAGGCGATATCGTGCGCATTGTCGAGCATAAAGACGCCAGCGAGGCAGAGCACGCCATCAGGGAGGTCAACACCGGCATCCTGGCTGCGCCTACGGCCAAGCTTAAAGACTGGTTGCAACGCATCCGCAATGACAACGCCCAGGGCGAATATTATCTGACCGATATCGTTGGCCTGGCGGTCCAGGACGGCGTGGGTGTGCATGCCGCCCACCCCGAGCAGCCCTGGGAGACCTTGGGCGTTAACAGCCGTGTGCAGCAAGCGCAACTGGAGCGCCACTGGCAAGCCGAACAGGCCCGTCGCCTGCTCGAACAAGGCGTAACGCTGGCCGATCCTGCCCGGTTCGATTTGCGCGGCAGCCTGCAATGCGGTCGCGACGTCTTTATTGATGTGGGCTGCGTGTTTCAGGGCAGGGTCGAGCTGGCCGACGGCGTACGCATCGGCCCGCATTGCGTCATTACCGATGCCGTCATCGGCCCCGGCACCCAGGTCGAGGCCTTCAGCCATGTCGAACAGGCGCGCGTCGCGGACCAGGCACGCATCGGCCCTTATGCGCGGCTGCGGCCCGGCGCCGACATCGGCCCGCATGCTCATGTAGGCAACTTCGTTGAAATCAAGAAAAGCGTGCTGGGCAAGGGTTCCAAGGCCAATCACCTGGCCTATATCGGCGATGCCCAGATAGGCGAGCGCGTGAACATCGGCGCGGGCACCATCACTTGCAACTACGACGGCGTCAACAAGTTCCAGACCATTATTGAGGACGACGCGTTCATCGGATCAGATAGCCAGTTGGTAGCGCCGGTGCGCGTGGGCAAGGGCGCTACGCTGGGCGCGGGCACGACCTTGTCCCGGGATGCGCCCGCCGGCCAGTTGACCCTGTCCCGTTCGACGCAAAAGACGATCGAGAACTGGAAGCGGCCAGTCAAGAAGTCCTGA